In Thermodesulfobacteriota bacterium, the genomic stretch GGGTTGATTTCGAGATCACCAAGGGCCCCAAGGGGCTCAAGGCTGAAAACGTCAACCCCAATCCCATGCTATAGCAGCCCAAAGGGATTACAGGAGCCCTCATCCGGCGGGATGGGGGCTTTTTTTATGTACAACCCGGCGATAGTGTTATAGAATCTGGCTTGCAGGGAAGCAGGGGAATCCTCCTCGAACCCATGTGCGGGCTCTACTCCGCCAAAACCGGGTCACTGGAATGGACGAGAGACTTACAATGGACGTGGTCCCCGGGCTCGAAGGCATCCCAGCCGCCGAGTCGGCGATAAGCTTCATAGACGGGGAAAAGGGCATACTCGAGTACCGGGGCATACCGGTCGAGGCGCTTGCCGAGAAAAGCAACTTCGTCGAAGTCGCCTACTTCCTCCTCTTCGGCCACCTGCCGAAAAGGGCTGAGCTGGAGAAGTTCAGGGCCGACATCACCTTCCACACCCGCTTGAAGCTCAAGATACTCAGGATGATGGAGTACCTCCCGGAGAACGGCCACCCCATGCACTACCTGCAGGCCGTCACGTCCGCGATGGGCATGTACTATCCCGCAAGGGACACCCTGGACCCGGAGACCCGCTACTGGTCGTGCGTAAGGCTCATAGCCAAGCTCCCCACGATAGTCGCGGCCGTCCATAGGCTGAAGCACGGGGACGCTCCCATACAGCCGAGGAACGACCTCTCGCTCGCCGCGAGCTTCTATTACATGCTCCTCGAAAAGGAGCCCTCGCCGGTTATCGAAAAGATACTCGACTCCATGCTCGTACTCCACGCGGACCACACGATGAACGCGTCGACCTTCAGCGCCAGGGTCGTCGGCTCGACGCTCGCGGACCCATATACGGTCGTATCCTCCGCCATAGGCACGCTCTCGGGCCCGCTCCACGGCGGGGCCAACGAGGCGGTCGTCCGGATGCTCGACGAGATAGGGCCGAGCGGGAACGCGAGGGCGTACATAGAAGGCAAGCTCAGGCGGAAGGAAAAGGTCATGGGGGTCGGGCACAGGATATACAAGACGACCGACCCGAGGGGCGAGGTCCTCAAGGGCTATATAGCCCGGCTCGCGGAGCTCGACGAGATAGACAAAAACACGATTGAGGCCTCACGCGAGATAGAGGCTGTGGTCATGGAGGAGCTTGCGCCGAAAGGCCTATATCCGAACATAGACTTCTACTCCGGCATCCTCTTCCGGAGCATGGGCATACCCACGGAGCTCTTTACACCCATATTCGCAATGGGCAGGGTCGTCGGATGGCTCGCCCACTGGATGGAGCAGCTCAACTACAACCGCATATACCGGCCCGAGCAGAAGTACACGGGCCTCCGCTCCCGTCCCTACATCCCGATGGAAGAGAGAGAATGATGGAAAAGACCGTGAGCGCCGTCCCGGGGTGGCTCAAGGCGGCCTGTTTCCTTGCCGTGGTCCTGGTCTTCGCGGCAGGGTGCCGCGAGCCGAGGATAATCAGGGTCGCCGACCAGCAGGCCGTAAAGCCGGCGGACCTCGTGAAAGAGGCCTCGGAAGCGGACTTCATCTTCATCGGCGAGGCGCACAGCATGCGGCTCCACCATGAGGCGCAGCTCCAGGTCATAAAGGCCCTCAGGGGCCAGGGCGCCGACATCTCCATAGGCATGGAGATGTTCAAGACCGAGAGCCAGGACGCGCTCGACAAATGGGTGCGGGGCGAGATGTCCGAAGAGGATTTCAGGGCCGTCTACAAGAGCAACTGGAACATCCCGTGGCACCTCTATAAGGACATCTTCCTATACTCAAGGGAAGAGGGCATCCCGCTCGTCGCACTCAACATCCAGAAGAAGATAGTGAACCAGGTGCTAAAGGAGGGCTTCGAGTCGCTTACGCCTGAGGACCTCGAGAAGCTCCCGCCCGGAATCGAATGCAAGGTGGACGAGACCTACGAGAACTTCATGCGCGAGGCCCTCGACTCTCACGGCAAGCACGGGGTGGATTTCAAGAACTTCTGCGAGGCCCAGCTTGTCTGGGACAACGCGATGGCCCACAACGCCATAGAGTTCATGGACAGGAACCCCGGGATGAAGATGGTGGTGATGGCAGGGGGAGGGCATTCGTGGAAGAGGGGCATACCGGCCCAGGTAGGCAGGCTTTCCGCGTATTCGAGCGTCGTCCTGCTGCCCGACTCGAAGACCCTGGCAGTGGACCACGTGGGTCCCGAGGACGCCGACTATATCATAACCGGGCGGTTCTGAAGGTCGTCCCTGTTCTCGTCGTAGAGCCTCCGGAACTCCTCCGAGCAGTCCCTGAAAGCCGAGAGGACCCGCGGGTCGAAGCGCTCGGGGTGGCGGAAGATTATGTCGCAGGAGACCTCGTGGTCAAAGGACTCCTTGTAGGGGCGCACGCTCCTCAAGGCGTCGTATATGTCGACTATATTTACTATCCTCCCTGAAATCGGTATCTCCTCGCCCTTCAATCCCCTCGGGTATCCTTCGCCGTTCCACCTCTCGTGGTGCGTAAGCGCTATCTCCCTCGCAGTCGCCAGCAGTTCCGAGTCCGAGTCCTTGAGGAGGTCGGCCCCTATGGCCGAATGCGTCTTCATCACCTTGAACTCCTCGTCGGTGAGCGGGCCGGGCTTGAGGAGTATGGAGTCCGGGATGCCGATCTTTCCCACGTCGTGCATCGGGCTTCCGAAGAATATGGCCTCGACCGTCTCCTCCGGCAGGCGCATATACCTGGCGAGGAGCTGCGAATAGAGGCTTATCCTCCTTATGTGCCAGCCGGTCTCCTTGTCCCGGAGCTCGGCCGCGAGCGTCAACCTGTATACCGTCTCTATGTAGCCGGTCCGTATCTTGGCGAAGGCCTTTTCGAGCTGGACCGACTTGTCCTCCACCTCGTATTCGAGCCTCCTGCCGTGCTCGACAAGGTAGTCCTCGTACCTCTTTACCTTCAGAAGGTTCCTGAGCCTGGCCTTGAACTCCGATTCGTCAACGGGCTTCGAGAGGAACTCGTCCGCGCCGCCGAGAAGCCCCTTCATCCTCGAGGCCCTGTCGGAAAGGGACGTCATTATGACGACCGGCAGGTGGGTGGTGAGGGGGTCTTCCTTGAGCCTGCGGGTGACCTCGAACCCGTCCATCCCCGGCATCACTACGTCTATTATGAGGATGTCCGGCATGTGGGTGCGCGCCTTCTCAAGCGCTTCGAGGCCGTTCTGCGCGTGTATGCACTCGTACCCGAGCTCTGAGATGAGGTCCGAGTATACCTGCAGGTAGAAGCGGTCGTCGTCGGCCACGAGTATGCGGGCCTTGCCGGGCCGGAACGCTGCCTTGTCCAGATCCACCCTCATGGGGCGTATGTTACATCTTTACGCGACCTGTTTTCAAGCGGTCATTGAGCTGCTCTGAAATCACGCATTCCCATCCGCCTCTCCTCCCGCATATCCTCCTTTTTTTACTCACGAAAAAGCTTTTCGTTACCCACAACTTGTTGAAAAAGGTTCAACAAAGCCTTGACATTGGTCTTCCTCTTCATTATTATGTCCGGAACCCGCTCGGAAACGCGTCTCGGCGCACGTCGGAACGCGTCCAAACAGCATACCTGCATTGGGAGAGGACGGAATATTGACGGAATTCTCAAACAGGAATGAGAAGAAGTTCCACCTGAGGACCGCTCTTATAGTTTCGCTCGCAGGCCTCTCATTCCTCCTTTCATTCCTATTCATAGTAAGCCCGGAGGCATCGCTCAAATGGCAAGCCGTCCCCGAGCAGGAAGCCGGGGCCGAGGACGCCCCCAAAGGCCCTGAGCTTGTAAGGCATGACTTCAAGCTCGCCGGCAACAACACCTTCTACCAGATAATGTCCGGCCTGAACGTACCTGGCCCCGAAATACTCGAGATCGCCGAAAAGGCCCGTCCGATCTTCAGCATGAGGCAGCTCAGGAAAGACTCGGTCCTGACCATCTACACCCTCGAGGAAGCGGTCCGCAGGATCGAGTACAAGTTCAGCGACTACGAGTATCTCCTCATAGAGAAGACGCCCGAGGGCGGCATCTTCGCAAGCAAGGCCGAGCTCCCGAACGAGATACGGGAGGTAGTCGTATCAGGGACGATCGAGAACTCGCTCTACGAGGACGCGATGAAGGCCGGGGCCGACCCGCAGGCCGTGATGGCCCTCACGGACATATTCGCGTGGGACATAGACTTCACATCCGACATAAGGAAGGGCGATTCCTTCAGGATACTGAAGGAGGTCCTTTACGTCGAGGGAGTGCCGGTAAGGAGCGGGAAAATAATCGGCGCCGAGATGGTAAACGGCGGGAAGACGTACACGGCCGTATACTACGAGGGGAACGGCGGGACCGGCTACTATGACGGCGAAGGCAGGTCCTTGAGGAGGTCGCTCCTCAAAACGCCCCTCAGGTACAGAAGGGTATCGAGCCACTTTACCACCAAGCGGTACCACCCCATACTGAAGAAGTACAGGCCCCACCACGGGATCGACTACGCGGCGCCCGTAGGCACGCCAGTTGAGGCCGCCGGGAGCGGCATAGTCAAATTCGCCGGCACTAACAGGGGATATGGAAACTATGTGGAGATACGGCACAATAACGGCTACTCCACGCTCTATGCCCACCTCTCCAAGATAAGGAAAGGCATAAGGACCGGCGTCAAGGTGAGCCAGGGAGACATGATAGGCTATGTTGGATGCACCGGCCTCTGCTCCGGGCCGCACCTGCATTACGAGGTGCGCGTAAACGGCAGGCTCATTAACCCGCTTAGCATAAAACCTGTGCCGGATAAATCCATTCCCAAGAACGAATGGCAGGCCTTTGCCGCCGTAAGGGACGAGATAAGCGCGAAGCTCCTGACCGACGGAACTGCCATTGCCATGAGCTCGGAAAACCGGCAATAGCCCCTTCAACTCCGTCCGAACCCTTTCTCTTGTCGATGCATGACCGGGCTTCCACGCCCCCGGTCGTAGCCGGTTCAGCCCAGGCCCACTACCCTTCTGGCGTGCCGGGCTATCATAAGCTCCTCGTTAGTCTTCATGACCCGCACCATTACCGGCCCTCTTGAGATGACCGGGCCGTTAATCCTGTTCTCCTCCGGGTCGATTTCAATGCCCAGAAAGCCCAGCCCCTCAAGTATGCGCTCCCTTATGACCGGCGAGTTCTCGCCCATTCCGGCCGTAAAGACGAGCGTGCCTATGCCGCCCAGCACGGCGGCGAACGCGCCCAGGAATTTTTTGGCCTGCCTGCAGAAGACCTCCACGGCGAGGGCGGCCTCATTTGAGGAGCCCTCCTTTTCAAGGAGGTCGGACATGTCCGGGCTGATCCCCGAGATGCCGAGGAGGCCGGATTTGCGGTTCAGCACCTCATTGAGCTCGTCAGCCCCGAGGCCTTTCTTTTTCAGCATATAGACGATGACGCCCGGGTCGAGGTCGCCGGTGCGCGTGCTCATTACGAGCCCTCCGAGCGGCGTAAATCCCATGGTAGTGTCTATGCACATCCCGCCCTTTACCGCGCTCATGGAGGCGCCGTTACCAAGGTGCGCTATCACGACCCGGCCTGAAGCCCCCTCCGGGTCGATCCTCTTGAGCTCCTCCATAATGTATTCGTATGAAAGCCCGTGAAAGCCGTACCGCTCGACGCCTTCAGCCCTTATCTCGCGAGGTATGGAGAGGGTCCGGGAGGCTGGAGGCATGGATGTGTGGAAGGAGGTATCGAAGCAGGCTGCCTGGGGGAGTCCGGGAAGGTATTTCCCAACTGCATCAATGGCCTTTATCTCATGAGGGAGGTGCTCTGCCGCAAATGGCACGAGCGCCCTCAGGGTGTCCATGAGCTCCGGGTCGATCACCCGGGGCGAGGTAATCCTGCCGCCGTGCACGACCCTGTGCCCGACCGCCCTTATGCCCTCACCTTCGGGCCTTTTTTTAAGCCAGTCGAAGAGGGCCTTTAATGCGGGGACATGGTCCTGGAATCTCATCCTCTCTTCAAGAAGCGCGGCCCCGTTGCCGTCAAAGGCCAGGAACGCCCCCTCAGGCAGGCCGATCCTCTCGAGCCTTCCGAAGAGGAGGCGAGAGTTCCCGGGCGCGTACACAGAGAATTTGATGCTCGATGAGCCGCTGTTGATTGTGAGGACATTGCCCACTTGCGCACTCCCCGTGAACAGACTGCTGAAAAAGCCCAATCTGCCGTGTCGTCTTGAGCTTTTTGAGCAGCCTGAATGAGATTTTCAGCAAATTTTTAAGATGCAACTCCTTACGAGCCATGCGGCAAGGAGCGGCCCGGCTATCTCGGAGGCGAGCACAAGCGACCAGAGCCTCCCCTCCCAGATCCTGTAGTCCGCGAAGAGCCGCTCCCAGGGAAAGCCGAAGACGTAATGCCCGAAGATGAATTCGAAGACGACGC encodes the following:
- a CDS encoding citrate synthase, with protein sequence MDERLTMDVVPGLEGIPAAESAISFIDGEKGILEYRGIPVEALAEKSNFVEVAYFLLFGHLPKRAELEKFRADITFHTRLKLKILRMMEYLPENGHPMHYLQAVTSAMGMYYPARDTLDPETRYWSCVRLIAKLPTIVAAVHRLKHGDAPIQPRNDLSLAASFYYMLLEKEPSPVIEKILDSMLVLHADHTMNASTFSARVVGSTLADPYTVVSSAIGTLSGPLHGGANEAVVRMLDEIGPSGNARAYIEGKLRRKEKVMGVGHRIYKTTDPRGEVLKGYIARLAELDEIDKNTIEASREIEAVVMEELAPKGLYPNIDFYSGILFRSMGIPTELFTPIFAMGRVVGWLAHWMEQLNYNRIYRPEQKYTGLRSRPYIPMEERE
- a CDS encoding ChaN family lipoprotein, with the protein product MMEKTVSAVPGWLKAACFLAVVLVFAAGCREPRIIRVADQQAVKPADLVKEASEADFIFIGEAHSMRLHHEAQLQVIKALRGQGADISIGMEMFKTESQDALDKWVRGEMSEEDFRAVYKSNWNIPWHLYKDIFLYSREEGIPLVALNIQKKIVNQVLKEGFESLTPEDLEKLPPGIECKVDETYENFMREALDSHGKHGVDFKNFCEAQLVWDNAMAHNAIEFMDRNPGMKMVVMAGGGHSWKRGIPAQVGRLSAYSSVVLLPDSKTLAVDHVGPEDADYIITGRF
- a CDS encoding response regulator codes for the protein MRVDLDKAAFRPGKARILVADDDRFYLQVYSDLISELGYECIHAQNGLEALEKARTHMPDILIIDVVMPGMDGFEVTRRLKEDPLTTHLPVVIMTSLSDRASRMKGLLGGADEFLSKPVDESEFKARLRNLLKVKRYEDYLVEHGRRLEYEVEDKSVQLEKAFAKIRTGYIETVYRLTLAAELRDKETGWHIRRISLYSQLLARYMRLPEETVEAIFFGSPMHDVGKIGIPDSILLKPGPLTDEEFKVMKTHSAIGADLLKDSDSELLATAREIALTHHERWNGEGYPRGLKGEEIPISGRIVNIVDIYDALRSVRPYKESFDHEVSCDIIFRHPERFDPRVLSAFRDCSEEFRRLYDENRDDLQNRPVMI
- a CDS encoding peptidoglycan DD-metalloendopeptidase family protein encodes the protein MTEFSNRNEKKFHLRTALIVSLAGLSFLLSFLFIVSPEASLKWQAVPEQEAGAEDAPKGPELVRHDFKLAGNNTFYQIMSGLNVPGPEILEIAEKARPIFSMRQLRKDSVLTIYTLEEAVRRIEYKFSDYEYLLIEKTPEGGIFASKAELPNEIREVVVSGTIENSLYEDAMKAGADPQAVMALTDIFAWDIDFTSDIRKGDSFRILKEVLYVEGVPVRSGKIIGAEMVNGGKTYTAVYYEGNGGTGYYDGEGRSLRRSLLKTPLRYRRVSSHFTTKRYHPILKKYRPHHGIDYAAPVGTPVEAAGSGIVKFAGTNRGYGNYVEIRHNNGYSTLYAHLSKIRKGIRTGVKVSQGDMIGYVGCTGLCSGPHLHYEVRVNGRLINPLSIKPVPDKSIPKNEWQAFAAVRDEISAKLLTDGTAIAMSSENRQ
- a CDS encoding acetate/propionate family kinase — its product is MGNVLTINSGSSSIKFSVYAPGNSRLLFGRLERIGLPEGAFLAFDGNGAALLEERMRFQDHVPALKALFDWLKKRPEGEGIRAVGHRVVHGGRITSPRVIDPELMDTLRALVPFAAEHLPHEIKAIDAVGKYLPGLPQAACFDTSFHTSMPPASRTLSIPREIRAEGVERYGFHGLSYEYIMEELKRIDPEGASGRVVIAHLGNGASMSAVKGGMCIDTTMGFTPLGGLVMSTRTGDLDPGVIVYMLKKKGLGADELNEVLNRKSGLLGISGISPDMSDLLEKEGSSNEAALAVEVFCRQAKKFLGAFAAVLGGIGTLVFTAGMGENSPVIRERILEGLGFLGIEIDPEENRINGPVISRGPVMVRVMKTNEELMIARHARRVVGLG